Proteins from a single region of Hermetia illucens chromosome 3, iHerIll2.2.curated.20191125, whole genome shotgun sequence:
- the LOC119652465 gene encoding uncharacterized protein LOC119652465 has product MENLTRIFGAVVPNPVGMVRKSLSQKIGQVEEEIHINRNRLKKLRIRLGSELKKSRPASAVPLSVDKDLQKRSVLVYNINRDASGCDLVMHFKYCGWIESTVMFEEGTEFCGMACITFKHEVSAYIALSMNKSLFQGVQIRVLPWGLEQDLLIIRAIVKAWGKLLAIQFPAASRIKYWLRKINGLCNYHHKLSNYYLELEKFRTDSNSEEARLLFRRCFDAVHFDEPQMVPDCDEKLIGVQFHIIN; this is encoded by the exons ATGGAGAACTTGACCAGAATCTTCGGTGCTGTGGTACCAAATCCTGTTGGTATGGTTCGAAAATCATTATCGCAAAAAATTGGTCAGGTTGAAGAAGAGATTCACATTAATAGGAACCGACTCAAGAAACTCCGTATTAGACTTGGCAGCGAATTGAAAAAATCCCGCCCAGCGTCAGCCGTCCCTCTAAGTGTTGACAAGGATCTCCAAAAACGGTCAGTTTTAGTTTACAATATCAACAGAGATGCAAGCGGTTGCGATTTGGTGATGCATTTTAAATATTGCGGATGGATTGAAAGTACCGTCATGTTTGAAGAAGGCACAGAATTTTGTGGAATGGCGTGCATTACCTTCAAGCATGAAGTCAGTGCTTATATTGCATTAAGTATGAACAAGTCTCTATTTCAAGGCGTCCAAATCCGCGTTTTACCTTGGGGGTTGGAACAGGATCTTCTGATAATCAGGGCAATTGTTAAAGCATGGGGAAAATT attggccATCCAATTCCCAGCTGCGTCTCGAATCAAATACTGGCTGCGCAAGATAAATGGATTATGCAACTATCATCATAAACTCTCGAATTATTATCTTGAATTAGAGAAGTTTCGTACGGATTCAAACTCTGAAGAGGCTCGGTTACTATTCCGGCGATGTTTCGACGCGGTTCATTTTGATGAACCCCAAATGGTCCCCGACTGTGATGAAAAGTTGATCGGTGTTCAATTTCACATTATtaattga